The following are from one region of the Capsicum annuum cultivar UCD-10X-F1 chromosome 1, UCD10Xv1.1, whole genome shotgun sequence genome:
- the LOC107864337 gene encoding protein PAM71, chloroplastic, whose amino-acid sequence MQRLVLSSESSSSLLFRPSFAFPNISRFSRRHSLCIQHGWLGDLSKVVRTRNYKRCCITRSGYGAEECSSTNSTALSKRKNERTSVLQVLDMPENSYVKSVVLSGLFTLLFTQQASAASEVATGLQSFPFFGDLGDLSTGFASAFLLIFFSELGDKTFFIAALLAARNSAAVTFLGTFGALGVMTIISVVLGRTFHYVDDILPFRLGGTDLPVDDIAAVCLLVYFGVSTLLDASSSDGMKAEEEQKEAELAVSEFSGNGAGLLAAANTIVSTFALVFVAEWGDKSFFSTIALAAASSPLGVIGGALAGHGVATLLAVLGGSLLGTFLSEKVIAYIGGTLFLVFAAVTVIEIVS is encoded by the exons atgCAAAGACTAGTGCTCTCTTCTGAGAGCAGTAGTAGCTTACTCTTTAGACCCTCATTTGCATTTCCTAATATCTCCAG GTTTTCGAGGCGGCATTCTCTTTGCATACAACATGGCTGGCTTGGTGACTTATCCAAg GTGGTCAGGACTAGGAATTACAAAAGATGCTGCATCACAAGGTCGGGTTATGGTGCCGAAGAATGCAGTAGTACAAACAGTACAGCATTGTCAAAGAGGAAAAATGAAAGAACATCGGTTCTTCAAGTCCTAGACATGCCAGAGAACAGTTATGTGAAGTCTGTTGTCCTTTCTGGGCTTTTCACTCTTCTGTTCACGCAACAAGCAAGTGCTGCTTCAGAGGTTGCCACTGGCTTGCAGTCGTTTCCTTTCTTTGGGGACCTCGGAGATTTAAGCACAGGTTTTGCTTCA GCGTTCTTGTTGATATTCTTTTCAGAGCTTGGGGACAAAACCTTCTTTATTGCT GCTCTTTTAGCAGCTAGGAACTCTGCCGCTGTCACTTTCCTTGGGACCTTTGGCGCACTTGG GGTAATGACAATCATATCGGTTGTTCTTGGACGAACTTTCCACTATGTCGATGACATCCTCCCTTTCAG GTTAGGTGGAACTGATTTGCCAGTGGATGATATTGCTGCAGTTTGCCTTCTG GTGTATTTTGGAGTGTCAACCTTGCTAGATGCCTCCTCCAGCGATGGCATGAAagcagaagaagaacaaaaagag GCCGAGCTGGCTGTTTCAGAATTTTCAGGAAACGGTGCTGGACTATTGGCTGCTGCAAACACTATCGTTAGCACATTCGCGTTGGTATTTGTTGCTGAATGGGGTgacaaatcatttttttctaCAATAG CTCTTGCTGCTGCATCTTCACCTCTTGGAGTCATCGGAGGGGCATTAGCCGGTCATGGAGTTGCAACTTTG TTGGCTGTTCTGGGAGGTTCTTTACTGGGGACATTCTTATCTGAGAAG GTTATTGCCTACATTGGTGGTACTCTTTTTCTAGTATTTGCAGCAGTGACAGTAATAGAGATAGTGAGTTGA
- the LOC107852119 gene encoding disease resistance response protein 206-like: MYSFNSLFTILCFPFLLLSIFAYDSYTHRARGPCKEMVFYFHDIVYNGENYKNATSAIVGAPEWGNRTIMSSPNNFGDLIVFDDPITIDNNLHSPSIGRAQGMYFYDQKDIFSSWLGFSFVFNNSDYKGSLNFAGHDPLMNKTRDISIIGGTGDFFMARGIATLRTDAFEGSVYFRLHVHVKLYECWKLL; encoded by the coding sequence ATGTATTCCTTTAACTCACTATTCACAATTTTATgctttccatttcttcttctctCCATTTTTGCTTACGATAGCTACACTCATCGCGCTCGCGGTCCTTGTAAagaaatggtattttactttcacGATATTGTATACAACGGAGAAAATTATAAAAACGCGACCTCGGCTATCGTCGGCGCGCCCGAATGGGGTAATAGGACCATAATGTCAAGTCCTAACAACTTTGGGGACttgattgtatttgatgatcCTATTACAATTGACAATAATTTACATTCACCCTCAATTGGGAGGGCACAAGGGatgtatttttatgatcaaaAGGATATATTTAGCTCATGGCTTGGCTTTTCATTTGTGTTTAATAATAGTGATTATAAAGGGAGTTTGAATTTTGCTGGACATGATCCATTGATGAACAAGACTAGGGACATTTCAATAATTGGTGGCACTGGTGATTTCTTCATGGCTAGAGGAATTGCTACTTTGAGAACTGATGCATTTGAAGGAAGTGTTTATTTTCGACTTCACGTTCATGTTAAGTTGTACGAGTGTTGGAAATTACTCTAG
- the LOC107852129 gene encoding disease resistance response protein 206 has translation MASKRFNCIANLFFLFIIISFSIVESSNKIRARRPCKTLTFYFHDIIYNGENAKNATSAIVGAPAWGNFTKLAGQNHFGDLVVFDDPITLNNNIHSSPIGRAQGFYVYDKKEIFTAWLGFSFVFNSTEHKGSINFAGADPLMNKTRDISVIGGTGDFFMTRGIATITTDAFEGEVYFRLCVDIKLYECW, from the coding sequence ATGGCATCCAAAAGATTCAATTGCATAGccaatttatttttccttttcattattaTAAGCTTCTCCATAGTTGAATCATCGAATAAAATTCGTGCACGCCGGCCCTGTAAAACCCTAACTTTTTATTTCCATGACATAATTTACAATGGTGAAAATGCCAAAAATGCAACATCAGCTATAGTAGGAGCACCAGCATGGGGAAATTTTACAAAATTGGCTGGACAAAATCATTTTGGAGATTTAGTTGTATTTGATGATCCAATAACTTTGAATAATAACATTCATTCAAGTCCAATTGGAAGAGCACAAGGTTTTTATGTTtatgataaaaaagaaatatttactgCATGGTTAgggttttcatttgtttttaatTCAACTGAACATAAAGGAAGTATTAATTTTGCTGGAGCTGATCCATTGATGAATAAAACTAGAGATATTTCAGTAATTGGTGGCACTGGTGATTTTTTTATGACTAGAGGAATTGCTACTATCACTACAGATGCCTTTGAAGGTGAAGTTTATTTTCGATTATGCGTCGATATTAAACTTTACGAGTGCTGGTAA
- the LOC107840254 gene encoding dirigent protein 5, translating into MEKFSCYFKILIFIILITSCFLIANSKTLKPKKPCKQLVLYYHDILFNVTITNSANATSANVSNPPNVLGDYNFGMLVVFDDPITEDQNLVSTPVARAQGFYLYNMKSKYNAWFAYTLVFNSSEYCGTLNIMGADIIDQKTRDLSIVGGTGDFFMARGVVTFSTDAVEGLGYFRLKMDIKLYECY; encoded by the coding sequence ATGGAGAAATTTTCTTGTTATTTCAAGATCCTAATTTTTATTATACTCATCACTTCTTGTTTTCTCATAGCCAATTCTAAAACCCTAAAACCCAAAAAACCATGCAAACAACTTGTCCTTTATTACCATGACATCCTTTTCAACGTAACAATAACAAATTCTGCAAATGCTACCTCTGCAAATGTCTCGAACCCTCCTAATGTCCTAGGAGATTACAATTTTGGGATGTTAGTAGTTTTTGACGATCCAATAACAGAAGATCAAAATTTGGTGTCAACACCTGTTGCGCGAGCACAAGGATTTTATTTATATAACATGAAGAGTAAGTATAATGCATGGTTTGCTTATACTTTGGTGTTTAATTCAAGTGAGTATTGTGGTACATTAAATATTATGGGGGCAGATATTATAGACCAAAAAACTAGAGACTTAAGTATTGTTGGAGGGACAGGAGATTTCTTTATGGCTAGAGGTGTTGTAACATTTAGTACTGATGCTGTTGAAGGATTGGGGTATTTTCGTCTCAAAATGGATATTAAGTTGTATGAATGCTAttaa
- the LOC107864348 gene encoding cation/H(+) antiporter 18: MASNGTLNCPSPMKATSNGVFQGDNPLDFALPLAIVQICLVLVLTRGLAYLLRPLRQPRVIAEIVGGVLLGPSALGRNQKYLHAIFPPQSLTVLDTLANFGLLFFLFLVGLELDPKSLRRTGKKALSIALAGISLPFALGIGTSFVLRATISQGVNQGPFLIFMGVALSITAFPVLARILAELKLLTTDVGQMAMSAAAVNDVAAWILLALAIALSGVGRSPIISLWVLSCGTGFVLLCILIAPRIFKWMARRCSEGEPVDEKYVCATLAAILAAGFLTDMIGIHALFGAFVLGVLVPKDGPFAGALVEKVEDLVSGLFLPLYFVSSGLKTNVATIQGAQSWGLLVLVIVTACFGKIVGTIVVSLLCKLPVQEAVTIGFLMNTKGLVELIVLNIGKDRGVLNDQTFAIMVLMALFTTFITTPIVISVYKPAKLAVTAYKHRTIERKNTSKQLRILTCFHSSRNIPGILNLIEVSRGIEKREGLRVYAMHLMELSERSSAILMVHKAKKNGLPFWNTEQVQDSNQIVVAFETFSNLSKVSIRPTTAISPMNSMHEDIVASAERKRVAMIILPFHKHPRLDGHLETTRTDLRHVNRRVLQHAPCSVGILVDRGLGGSSHVSSSNVDFSVTALFFGGHDDREALAYGVRIAEHPGISLVVVRFIVDPEVNGTSVKVEMNEKTIPKAQSDDEEFLADVKQKSSIDGSIKYEERMVKDARGTIEAIREYNLCNLFLVGRMPEGQVVIALDKKSDCPELGSLGNLLTSPEFSTTASVLVVQQYRNQLPQESLSSLKEGESSDADCDSE; encoded by the exons GGAGGGGTTCTACTAGGACCGTCTGCTTTAGGCCGCAACCAGAAGTATCTGCATGCTATATTTCCACCGCAGAGCCTGACAGTGCTAGACACATTAGCCAATTTTGGACTCTTGTTCTTTCTTTTCCTCGTTGGATTGGAGCTAGATCCAAAGTCCCTTCGTCGGACTGGAAAGAAAGCTCTAAGCATTGCCCTTGCAGGAATCAGTTTACCTTTTGCACTAGGAATTGGGACATCCTTTGTTCTCCGGGCAACTATTTCTCAAGGAGTTAACCAAGGCCCTTTTCTGATCTTCATGGGAGTAGCGCTTTCTATTACTGCCTTTCCTGTTTTGGCTCGTATCCTGGCTGAACTCAAACTCTTAACAACAGATGTTGGTCAAATGGCTATGTCTGCTGCAGCTGTCAATGATGTGGCTGCATGGATTCTACTCGCTCTAGCTATTGCCCTATCAGGTGTTGGTCGTTCTCCTATTATTTCGTTGTGGGTCCTTTCATGTGGGACTGGTTTCGTGCTACTCTGCATATTGATTGCCCCTCGTATATTCAAATGGATGGCTAGACGTTGTTCTGAGGGTGAGCCAGTGGACGAAAAATATGTGTGCGCTACACTGGCAGCTATTTTGGCTGCCGGATTTTTGACTGACATGATTGGTATTCATGCCTTGTTTGGGGCTTTTGTGCTTGGAGTTCTTGTTCCAAAGGACGGGCCTTTCGCGGGTGCTCTGGTGGAAAAAGTTGAGGATCTCGTGTCTGGTCTATTCCTTCCTCTCTACTTTGTGTCTAGTGGATTGAAAACGAACGTAGCCACCATTCAAGGGGCTCAATCATGGGGTCTTCTTGTTCTAGTCATAGTTACGGCGTGTTTTGGGAAGATTGTTGGCACTATTGTGGTGTCACTTCTGTGCAAATTGCCCGTCCAAGAGGCTGTAACTATCGGTTTCTTGATGAACACCAAAGGTTTGGTGGAGCTCATTGTTCTCAACATTGGCAAAGATAGAGGA GTACTTAATGACCAGACATTTGCCATCATGGTGTTGATGGCTCTCTTCACGACGTTCATCACGACACCTATAGTGATATCAGTGTATAAGCCAGCAAAACTGGCTGTGACAGCATACAAACACAGAACTATAGAGAGGAAAAACACGAGTAAACAGCTCCGAATCCTGACCTGCTTCCACAGCTCAAGGAACATTCCTGGAATTCTCAATCTCATTGAGGTTTCTCGGGGTATTGAGAAGAGGGAAGGGCTTCGTGTCTATGCGATGCACCTCATGGAGCTTTCAGAAAGGTCCTCGGCTATATTGATGGTCCACAAGGCTAAAAAGAATGGACTGCCCTTTTGGAACACTGAACAGGTGCAAGATTCAAATCAAATTGTTGTAGCTTTCGAGACTTTCTCGAATCTGAGTAAGGTGTCTATTCGACCAACTACTGCAATCTCACCTATGAACAGCATGCATGAGGACATAGTCGCTAGTGCAGAGAGAAAAAGGGTTGCAATGATAATTCTCCCGTTCCATAAGCACCCAAGACTCGATGGACATTTGGAAACAACCCGAACTGATCTTAGGCATGTGAACAGGAGAGTTCTTCAGCATGCTCCATGTTCAGTTGGCATATTAGTAGACCGGGGTCTCGGTGGATCTTCTCATGTATCCTCAAGTAATGTTGACTTTTCGGTAACTGCCTTGTTCTTTGGGGGCCATGATGATCGCGAAGCACTTGCTTATGGTGTGCGCATTGCTGAGCACCCTGGCATTAGTTTGGTGGTGGTCCGGTTCATAGTGGATCCTGAAGTTAACGGGACAAGTGTCAAGGTGGAAATGAATGAAAAAACTATCCCCAAGGCTCAATCTGATGACGAGGAGTTCCTAGCTGATGTGAAGCAAAAATCATCTATAGATGGATCTATCAAATACGAGGAGAGGATGGTGAAAGATGCTCGAGGGACTATAGAAGCAATCCGCGAGTACAATCTCTGCAATCTGTTTCTAGTTGGCAGAATGCCCGAAGGACAAGTAGTTATAGCATTGGATAAAAAAAGTGACTGCCCTGAATTAGGATCTTTGGGAAATTTATTGACATCGCCAGAATTTTCAACTACAGCATCGGTGTTGGTGGTGCAGCAGTATCGCAACCAGTTACCTCAAGAGTCTCTCAGTTCTTTGAAGGAAGGAGAGTCATCAGATGCCGATTGTGATTCAGAATGA